The nucleotide window CATGGCGCAGCCGATGCAGGCGTAAGCCGGGTCCGTGCGCTGCCGGATGCCGTAAAATGTGGAGAACTCGGTGGTCGGCTTGGCGGACAGCCCCATGGGGGCCTTGATGTCACGCTTGCGGAAAACGCCGAGCTCGATGGCGTTGACCGGGCACACCGAGGTACACCGGCCGCACTTGGTACAGGTATTGATATCCCACTTGATCTGCCAGGGCAGATCCTTGCGGCTTAACGTTGAAGGCGTAATGGGTCTTTCTGCGAGCATTTGAGAACCTCCCGGCAGTCGGGTCCGACGATTGCCGTGTCGAGATGCATGGGTTGGAAATCCTGGGTCTTGTCACGATCGGGGATGGCGGCATTGAGTCCGCAAATCTCGGAGGAGAATGCGAAAATGCCCTTTTTCGGGTCCCCGCCGACCACGCCGGGGCGCAGTTTCTTGCGATCCTGGGCCATGAACATGGAGCCGTCCGGCAGGCAGCCGATGACGCAGTTGGGGCCGTCGATGATCAACTTGCGGCAAGACTTCTTCAGGTTGGACAGAAATTCGCGATCCGGGTGACCGGCCATTTCCTCGTCGTTCATGGGTGTGATGACGTGCTTGTACGAGCTGATGTCCAGCCCCAGCTTCTTGGTGGCGAAGTGGGCGATGTGCGTGAACACTTCGGAGTCGGACTGGTAGCCCTGGTACCCGGTGACGCCGCGCGACTGGAGATATTCCTTGATGGGAATGAACGCGGTGTTCTCACCGTTGGTCATGGTGGATATGCCTTCGATGAAGAACGGATGGCATGCGTACAGGTTGATGGCGTAGTTGGTGTTCTGCCGCCCCTGGGCCAGGATGTGGCGGGCGTGCAGTTCCTCTCGGTCGAGCTTGAGGTACTCGCCGATTGCCATGGGGTCGCCCACTTCCTTGATCATGATGGTGTCGGGCCACAGGGAGAAAACCATGATCTCTCCGGACTCCTCGCCCTCGGCGCGCAGGTCGAGGCGCATCTGAACGAGCGCCCTGTCCTGTTCCGCCTTGGGAAGCGCCCTCCACTCGTCGGACATCTTGTAGGCCAACGAAGCATAGGTGCCCCGCTTGGGGGTGCCCACGGGCGGCACGGTCTCCGGCTTGAACATGGCGGAATACTGGGCGCGGTGGCCCCGCTCCGCCATATACTCATAAACCCTTTTCAGACCGGCATCCGTGAAGATACCCGACAGAATCGGATGCCCCTTCAACTCCTCGAACGGCCCGCCGAGGCCGCTCAGGAACAACCCCACGCCGGACCCATCGTGCCCTTCCTTCATTACATTGAGGGCGTCGATGGCCAACATGGGCGATACGGGCTCACGGCTTGTGAGCGCAAACAATCTGCACATGGTCTCTCATCTCTCCACTGTTATACTGTACCGGGAATGCCTGATTCGGACTGATTTTCGAAATGAAATGCCATCCGAACTCAAAAATTCCCCCCTCCCGGACGTCCAATTAACAATTTTGGAAGTGAAATAACCCAAATTCCAACTCCAAATTGCGTCAAGCTCAAACCTGACCGGGAGATCGACCGTAGACCAAAAGCCAAAAGCCTGCAAGTGGATGAATCTGTCCAATTTTAACAGGATTGTTAAGGCAAAAATCAACAATTCAAAAAAACGCGATCCGCTTTTTCAGCAGATCGCGCTTTTAGGCCACATTTTTTTCGATTTCGGAACGATATTACCTACAATTTCGTATTTTCCATCATTCCTCGAAAATATCGTTCTTGATGGCCTCCCTGGCGGCCACGGCAAGGAAGTCCGCCGGAGACACCCCGTGCAGCTTGGAATACTTCTCTATGCGCTCCAGAAGGTGTGAATGCATAACCACTTCGAATTCCTCAAAATCCGATCCATCCCCGGTGACGGAAACATTGATCGCCTTCTTGCCTTCATGCTCCGGCATGGCCAGCAGGGATTTCTTGGTGGACGGCTCCGGCAACGCCTTCCCCTGCTCAACCATTTCCTCGGCGAACACGGCCAGGGCCTCGTGGGCATGGTCCACGGCCTCGTCCAGGGTGTCGCCGCAGGTCACGCAACCGGGAAAATCGGGAAATTCCACAGAGAAACCGTTCTTGTCCTCTTGAAAAAGGGCAACATACTGCATGATTGTATCCTTGATATGGGTTGAACAGGCTACTCGGCGTTGTCGGGAATCGCGTCAAGCACCTTTTTGCTGATCAGCATGAACACTTCGGAATCCTCCTGGAGATGCCCGGCCAGCTGTTCGGCCTCAGGGCCGGTGCCGCAGAACAGGTCCATGCGCGTTCCCTGGATGGCCCCGCCCGTGTCCTGGGCGGCCATCAGCGAGAGGAACGGTTCGGACTCGCCGGTCCCGTAATCAATGAGCGCGGTCTTGAGGGCCACCACGCTGCCCAGCGGGATCACGCGCCGGTCCACGGCAACGCTCACCCGAGGCGTGAGGATGGACGCCATGGACCCGTAGGGGCCGTCATCGGCCAGCCGGAAAAAGACATAACTCGGGTTCTCGAAGAGCAGATCGACGGCAACGTCCGGGTTGGCGTTCAGGAAAGTCCGGATGCGCTGCATGGACATCTCTTCCCGGGGGATGTGGCCGCGCTCGATGAGCAGCTTGCCCAGGGACCGGTACTGACGCCCGTTCTTGCCGCCGTAAAGAATGTGCTTGGCCGTGCCGTCCGGCAGGTCGAGCCTTCCCGACCCCTGTATCTGGAGAAAGAAAACATCCACCGGGTCGGCGGCCCAGGCGATTTCAAGGCCCCTGTCAGCCAGGGCGCCCTTCCCGTCGATGGCCTCCCGATCGTGGTACGGCTGGACGCCCTCCTCCCCAACCCTGTAGGTCAGGGTCTGTCCCTCCCAGCGGGGGTGGAACGCGCCGAGGTCCAGGGTTTTGAGGTCGTCGGGCACGCCGTACAGCGGATAG belongs to Pseudodesulfovibrio portus and includes:
- a CDS encoding class II glutamine amidotransferase domain-containing protein; this encodes MCRLFALTSREPVSPMLAIDALNVMKEGHDGSGVGLFLSGLGGPFEELKGHPILSGIFTDAGLKRVYEYMAERGHRAQYSAMFKPETVPPVGTPKRGTYASLAYKMSDEWRALPKAEQDRALVQMRLDLRAEGEESGEIMVFSLWPDTIMIKEVGDPMAIGEYLKLDREELHARHILAQGRQNTNYAINLYACHPFFIEGISTMTNGENTAFIPIKEYLQSRGVTGYQGYQSDSEVFTHIAHFATKKLGLDISSYKHVITPMNDEEMAGHPDREFLSNLKKSCRKLIIDGPNCVIGCLPDGSMFMAQDRKKLRPGVVGGDPKKGIFAFSSEICGLNAAIPDRDKTQDFQPMHLDTAIVGPDCREVLKCSQKDPLRLQR
- a CDS encoding type II toxin-antitoxin system HicB family antitoxin, whose protein sequence is MQYVALFQEDKNGFSVEFPDFPGCVTCGDTLDEAVDHAHEALAVFAEEMVEQGKALPEPSTKKSLLAMPEHEGKKAINVSVTGDGSDFEEFEVVMHSHLLERIEKYSKLHGVSPADFLAVAAREAIKNDIFEE
- the mltA gene encoding murein transglycosylase A, producing the protein MKRIVLLFLALFILAVSGCGPEATRPLPVEVEPTYVPVGESEAETLAAHLSPRLQGTESWGGLRPVLEQNLGYIRNRPQDAVCVNRPGLVLTWGMLGDSVAELLSVLDDLDRDPRLLAERFQWLKLAPGTLLTGYYEPWLKASLTPDDTYRYPLYGVPDDLKTLDLGAFHPRWEGQTLTYRVGEEGVQPYHDREAIDGKGALADRGLEIAWAADPVDVFFLQIQGSGRLDLPDGTAKHILYGGKNGRQYRSLGKLLIERGHIPREEMSMQRIRTFLNANPDVAVDLLFENPSYVFFRLADDGPYGSMASILTPRVSVAVDRRVIPLGSVVALKTALIDYGTGESEPFLSLMAAQDTGGAIQGTRMDLFCGTGPEAEQLAGHLQEDSEVFMLISKKVLDAIPDNAE